One window from the genome of Streptomyces cadmiisoli encodes:
- a CDS encoding DUF6480 family protein has translation MNQNSGLGQARGDRFGAPGTESSRMPRVEPGGVPPGETPPCESSMAEAVPQLDYQRARGWTKGPLIVIAVLTVLIAAFFLAYAITLMV, from the coding sequence ATGAACCAGAACAGCGGACTCGGCCAGGCGCGGGGCGACCGGTTCGGCGCACCCGGCACCGAGTCGTCCCGGATGCCCAGGGTGGAGCCGGGCGGGGTTCCACCGGGCGAGACTCCCCCCTGCGAGAGCAGCATGGCGGAGGCTGTTCCACAGCTGGACTACCAGCGGGCACGGGGCTGGACCAAGGGACCGCTGATCGTGATCGCGGTCCTCACCGTGCTGATCGCCGCGTTCTTCCTGGCGTACGCGATCACCTTGATGGTGTGA
- the gcvH gene encoding glycine cleavage system protein GcvH: MVTPDGLKYSKDHEWVRVTGDKARVGITDHAQKQLGDVVYVELPNKGDRFEASEPFGTVESVKAASEVYVPLSGSVTAVNEALHDEPESVNTDPYDDGWMIEIKLTDTSQLDSLLTAAEYEDYIKAESAE; the protein is encoded by the coding sequence ATGGTCACCCCGGACGGCCTCAAATACAGCAAGGACCACGAGTGGGTCCGCGTCACGGGCGACAAGGCCCGTGTGGGCATCACCGACCATGCCCAGAAGCAGCTCGGGGACGTGGTCTACGTGGAACTCCCGAACAAGGGCGACCGGTTCGAGGCTTCGGAGCCGTTCGGCACCGTGGAGTCGGTCAAGGCGGCGAGCGAGGTCTACGTGCCGCTGTCCGGCTCGGTCACCGCCGTGAACGAAGCACTCCACGACGAGCCCGAATCGGTCAACACGGACCCGTACGACGACGGCTGGATGATCGAGATCAAGCTGACCGACACCTCGCAGCTGGACTCCCTCCTCACCGCCGCCGAATACGAGGACTACATCAAGGCCGAGTCAGCCGAGTGA